CCGTCTCCTTCGTCTCGTGCTTGGCCTTCTCCGTCATGCGGGAGGCCTTCTCCGCGGCTTCCTCCGCCGTCTCCTTGGCCTTCTCCTTCATCTCTCCCGCCTTGTCCGCGGCCTGGCTTGCCGTCTCTTTGgtctcgtgcttcgccttctccgTCATGCGGGAGGCCTTCTCGGCGGCGTCCCCGGCCCTGTCCTTGGTCTCGTCGGCCATGCGCGACGCGTGGTCCTTCGCGCTCTCCTTGGCATGGCCGGTGGCATCCTTGGCCTGCTCCGCTGCGCCCCTGTACTTGTCCTTAATCTCCCTCCGGTCGTCCGGCGCGTTGTTATACGCCTGGCGACGCACGAACCAAAGCCGGCGAGCACGAGTGTCAGCATGCACCTCGAGAGAAAAACCGTGGCATGGCAGATGGAACCAAACTGAACTTCTGTATACACGTACCTGCGACGATCTCGGGGCGGTCTGCATGCAGATGGGGCTCCAGCTCGCGGCATGCGGCCGGGGAGCGAGGAAGCAGGGCCTGGGAATGGCCTTCACGGCAGTGTTGCCGGTGAGCGCCGTGGCGCTGGCGACCCGCGCGCCTCCGAGAAGCATGGCGGCCATCAACCTGGACATGGGCGTACCCTATCAGCACTACTCGATCCGTCAATGCGGCGGAATCTTGAAAGCTTGGAATCTTGGATCAGTTGGCAACGACGGTGGTGTGCGTGAGCTTTGCGGTAAGGGAGAGGATGAGGCCGACCGGAGTGTTATAAGCTCGAGGCGGAGGCGAGGGAGGGGCGGAGGTGACACGTACGGGGACACGTTGCGGCTTGTGACGACACGTGGTGGCTCCGTGGAGTGTGCTATTGTCCGTGACCCGTAGGCCGGAGTGCCGCGAACGGTCTGAAGGTTCTGGACCGTCTCCATGGCCATACAAGTGTGGTACCGACGTGGCCCTTGATCGAAGTTTATTCGCTCGTGCGCGCGGCAATGCCCACGTCTCATGCAAGTGCCCTACCGCGAAGACAGATTTTGCCAAGCGGCAGGCGGCGTCACTAATCCGAAAACGAGCTCATGTTGCATATGGATCCGGAATGAACAGTAAAAAATTCGAATGAATGAGCCGTAAATTCAAAAGACATTCTGAGTTTTTTTTACGTGATAAACATTTGTGGAATGTTTTACAACCTCTGTAACTGTCTATAAGACGTTTGTACTAATATGTGTAAAGTCTTGTGATGAAAAAACATCCATGGAGGTCTAGACAAAAAAAAATCAATGTTTCAAAGTGCTTTCGAAAATTGCCCTTTTTGAGGATCCTTGTGCTTTTTCAAACCTCCACAATGTTTTTCATCACAAAAACTTTCATGTTAGTAAAACTTTTACGTTCTAACAATGTTGCTTTAAGAAaagaaaatgattttttttctgatTTTACCATCCAACGGGGTGCATATGCACCCAAGTGAAACTTCACGCCAATGTTGCGCGAAAATCCTATTCATATGGGGAAATTGTCATCGAAATGAAAGCAGGGGTGTGTATCTTCCCCTTTTTAGTCTCATCCCTTTTCCCACAAAAAAGACACCCCCTTTAATTTTAATGTGGGGCCCTCTCCTCCTTAATTAGATTTTGTCAGCTAACCCCGTAAGCTAATTTCTATACCCCTCGTCAATAGATGTAGGAAAACTGATCACGGCTCAATTACATCTTAAACGATGAACGCGGATTTTCTAATGGTAATATTACATGGCGAGAGGATCATCATTATTGTACAACCCTGAAAAAAAGAATATTTTTTTCCTAGTCGCAAAGAACCAATTTAGATAGGTTAAAAGATCAATGTAGATAGAGGAAAGATATGGATCCGCCCCCATTAGCTTCTCTGGTGGCAGCAGAAGGAAGGGGAACCTTGGGATCTTTGTTCCACACTCAGTAGCATAGGCATTTTAGTTAGGTTTTGATTTTACATAGTTTGGGATCATatggtggcgatggcggcggcgaataACATTCATCTAGTCTTCCTTCGAAGCAGCGTTTCTTTTTGTTTTGGTGGTGAATTGGTGTTGAGGTAGCGGTGGcagcacgcttcatcattgtcggTTGTGGTGGTAGTCATCGGATCTTAGCGAGTTCATGGTTGAGATCGATGGTCTTCTAATAATTGCTCCTTGCGGTGGGGTGTCGCAGGTAAACAGAGATGTAGATGCGGAGAGCTGACTCTTTGGGATCGTAGTGATGCTTTCCCGACTGTTTTTGTGGCAACGATGAGGTTGTGGCCTCGTTTTCCCACCTTGGGTGAAAGGATACATATCGTTTTTTGTTTGTTCCTTCCCTTCTACAACGACGGAGTTGGCAAAACTTTTGATCGGGAGATGGTTCATCTATGGGATTTCTGTTGTACGCTGAGCTTACTACTTATGAAATAATTTGAAATGTGTTCACTATTTTGGATCATATATTGGTGGAAGTTTTCATATTTTTTGCCAATATGCGATCCAAAATAGTTCATCAATACATTTTTTCATAAATGAAATTAGTTTAAAATGAATGCTTGCTATTTATGAAATAATTTAAAAATATTAGTGAAATAATTAAAATTTGCATGAAATATATATGTAATGTTTCTAAAGTTCACCAAAACATGTTTTAATTATTTAAACTACGACATGGTGTTTCTAAGATGTGAACAATCACTGAAGTTTATTCTGAAGGAATGATTTTGTTGGTATAATATTCGAAAGCAAAAGGTTAACTAGAAGATTAGTgaaatgatattttccaaatattggTTTTTTTGTGAAACTTGTATTATCGATTTTGTagttttaaatttttgaaaaaaattgaactTTTGTTCGTCTTAGATTTTAAAAATGGAAGCATCTGAATTTTTGAAGTcattaaattatttcttttattttgtgtaGAAATTTCCAATTTATTAAAATATTATAGTTCGTATTTCCAGTATGTCAACACAAAACCCCCAAATGCTGAAATTCAGAAAATAATATGAATAAACGGAATACTTGGTTATGGATGAATTTCCTATATGTTGGGTGGAGCTGATCGCTTATATTCACTCTACTACCTAAAGTTTGGGAAATGATTGCTTCCGACCGACCGGCGGAACGCTCGGCTGGTCGCTCTCGCTCGCTCGCGAGTCCCACCACCAAGGAAGCAGAGAAACAATGACACCCAAGTTCTAGGGCCCACACACGGTCTCCCCCACCTTATCTCTTCCTCCTTTGTCTTCCTCATCTCaatttctttctctccttttctctctcttGCATTCACCCCCCCCCCCGGTCGCTGACCTAGCCCAGCCACGCCATAGTCACCATACCCGCAATGCGCCCATCCATACAAGCTCTCATACATGGCCTCCATCCTTTTTTCCCTGCATCCTCGACAGAGGCCATGGGCATTGGTGACGGTTAACAGTCGCACTTCAACCTGACGAGGGTGTTCATAGAATCTGCGACCGATGGCCATCGTCCCTTGGGACCGGCCACACCCGGGATGCATGCATCGACGACGACCAGCTGCGGTGCGTGCTGCAACTAGTTGCCGGCCATCAGTGCTACAACTAGCATGTCATTTTACTTGAACTGACCGGAGAGAAGCTACAACCACACCAAACCAGTGATGGAACCGGATGGCCGCCGCGGTCGTTGTTGTGGCCGGCTATTTTGTTTAAACTGGCTAGATTTTTACTGGAATCAACCACACACCACAgcagtgaaggaaatataccctagaggcaataataaagttattatttatttccttatttcatgataaatttttattattcatgctagaattgcattaaccagaagcataatacatgtgtgaatacatagacaaacatagtgtcactagtatgcctctacttgactagctcgttgaatcaatgatggttatgtttcctaaccatagacatgagttgccatttgattaacgggatcacatcattagagaatgatgtgattgacttgacccatctgttagcttagcacgatgattgtttagtttgttgctattgctttcttcaagacttatgcatgttcctatgactatgagattatgcaactcccgtttaccggaggaacacttagtgtgctaccaaatgtcacaacgtaactgggtgattataaaggtgctctacaggtgtctccgaaggtacttgttgagttggcgtattttgagattaggatttatcactccgattgtcggagaggtatctctgggcccactcggtaattcacatcactataagccttgcaagcattgtaactaatgagttagttgcgggatgatgtattacagaacgagtaagagacttgccggtaacgagatttaactaggtattgagataccgacgatcgaatctcggacaagtaacataccgatgacaaagggaacaacgtatgttgttatgcggtttgaccgataaagatcttcatagaatatgtgggagccaatatgagcatccaggttccgctattggttattgactggagacgtgtctcggtcatgtctacatagttctcgaacccgtagggtccgcacgcttaaagtttgatgacggttatattatgagtttatgtgatttgatgtactaaaagtagttcggagtcccggataagatcgaggacgtgacgaggtgtctcgaaatggtcgagacataaagatcgatataatggacgactatattcggacatcggaaatgttctgagtgattcgggtatttttggagtaccggggaggtacgggaattcaccgggagaagtattgggccttattgggacatacgggaatagaggagagaggccaaaaggaaggaggcgcccccctctggtccgaattggacaaggggtgcaacccccttttccttctccctctccccctctttccttctctcctaccccggaaaggaaaggggaatcctactaggacttgggtgtcctagtaggactccccacacttggcatgccccctctagggccggcctctccctccctcctttgtatacggaggagaggggcaccccagagacacaacaatttatctcttgatctcttagccgtgtgcggtggccccctccaccatattccacctcgatcatatcgtagcggtgcttaggcgaagccctgcgtcggtagcaacatcatcaccatcaccacgccgtcgtgctgacggaactctcccgtgaatctctgctggatcggagttcgcgggacgtcatcgagctgaacgtgtgctgaactcggaggtgccgtgcgttcggtacttggatcggtcgaatcgtgaagacgtacgactacatcatccgcgttgtgcaaacgcttccgctttcggtctacgagggtacgtggactacactctcccctctcattgttatgcatcaccatgatcctgtgtgtgtaggaaatttttgaaattactacgttccccaacagtggcatccgagcctggttatatgcgttgatgttatatgcacgagtagaacacaagtgagttgtgggcgatacaagtcatactggttaccagcatgtcatactttggttcggcggtattgttggatgaagcggcccgaaccgacattacgcgtacgcttacgcgagactggttctaccgacgtgctttgcacacaggtggctggcgggtgtcagtttcttcaagtttagttgaaccgagtgtggctacgcccagtccttgagaaggttaaaaaagcactaacttgatgaactatcgttgtggttttgatgtgtaggtaagaatagttcttgctcagcccgtagcagccacgtaaaacttgcaacaacaaagtagaggacgtctaacttgtttttgcagggcatgttgtgatgtgatatggtcaagacatgatgctatattttattgtatgagatgatcatgttttgtaaccgagttatcggcaactggcaggagccatatggttgtcgctttattgtatgcaatgcaatcgccctgtaattgctttactttatcactaagcggtagcgatagtcgtagaagaaataattggcgagacgacaacgatgatacgatggagatcaaggtgtcgcgccggtgacgatggtgatcatgatggtgcttcggagatggagatcacaagcacaagatgatgatggccatatcatgtcacttatattgattgcatgtgatgtttatcttttatgcatcttattttgctttgattgacagtagcattataagatgatctct
The window above is part of the Triticum aestivum cultivar Chinese Spring chromosome 2A, IWGSC CS RefSeq v2.1, whole genome shotgun sequence genome. Proteins encoded here:
- the LOC123185929 gene encoding late embryogenesis abundant protein 19, yielding MSRLMAAMLLGGARVASATALTGNTAVKAIPRPCFLAPRPHAASWSPICMQTAPRSSQAYNNAPDDRREIKDKYRGAAEQAKDATGHAKESAKDHASRMADETKDRAGDAAEKASRMTEKAKHETKETASQAADKAGEMKEKAKETAEEAAEKASRMTEKAKHETKETASQAAHKAGEMKERAKETTGQAMDKAKETAGAAKEKTAEVAEGAMDKAGEAKDRAAEGTRSAGEKVAEMTKEGASKVAETAQALSEKAKQAAQGAWEATKEAAQGVKEKVGTESTAEEHSTWDDVEAATKERDRIAQEERKRQAREKGAGLP